A single Nitrospinota bacterium DNA region contains:
- a CDS encoding phosphohydrolase, with product MGSHDIWDLIKRLNTIAIALTSESSWDLLLERILTEARSFTNCDAGTFYLLEDGALSFRVVQCDTLAKRPPAAWPPFPDMSLPIDANSIAGYVAL from the coding sequence ATGGGCTCACATGACATTTGGGACTTAATTAAACGCCTCAACACGATTGCCATCGCGTTGACCAGTGAGAGCTCATGGGACCTGCTCCTTGAGCGGATTCTCACCGAAGCCCGCTCCTTTACCAACTGTGACGCCGGGACATTCTACCTCCTTGAGGATGGGGCGCTCTCCTTCCGGGTTGTCCAGTGCGACACCCTGGCCAAACGCCCGCCCGCTGCCTGGCCCCCCTTTCCCGATATGTCTCTGCCTATTGATGCTAATAGCATCGCAGGCTATGTTGCTCTA